A window from Argopecten irradians isolate NY chromosome 3, Ai_NY, whole genome shotgun sequence encodes these proteins:
- the LOC138319812 gene encoding ATP-dependent RNA helicase vasa-like produces the protein MTCRGGDGGGRLRRRANVTCRGGDRGGRLRRRASVTCRGGYKGGVLRHRASERCRGGDRGGRLWRRASVTCRGGDGGGRLRRRTSVTCRVEDRGGRLRRRANVTCRGGDRGGSLRRRASVTCRGGYKGGVLRHRASERCRGGDRGGRLWRRASVTCRGGDGGGRLRRRTSVTCRVEDRGGRLRRRANVTCRGGDRGGRLRRRASVTCWGGDRGRRLQRRTSALMC, from the coding sequence ATGACATGTCGTGGAGGAGATGGAGGAGGAAGACTACGGCGCCGTGCTAATGTGACATGTCGGGGAGGAGATAGAGGAGGGAGACTACGGCGCCGTGCTAGTGTGACATGTCGGGGAGGATATAAAGGAGGGGTATTACGGCACCGTGCTAGTGAGAGGTGTCGGGGAGGAGATAGAGGAGGGAGACTATGGCGCCGTGCTAGTGTGACATGTCGTGGAGGAGATGGAGGAGGGAGACTAAGACGCCGTACTAGTGTGACGTGTCGGGTTGAAGATAGAGGAGGAAGACTACGGCGCCGTGCTAATGTGACATGTCGGGGAGGAGATAGAGGAGGGAGTCTACGGCGCCGTGCTAGTGTGACATGTCGGGGAGGATATAAAGGAGGGGTATTACGGCACCGTGCTAGTGAGAGGTGTCGGGGAGGAGATAGAGGAGGGAGACTATGGCGCCGTGCTAGTGTGACATGTCGTGGAGGAGATGGAGGAGGGAGACTAAGGCGCCGTACTAGTGTGACGTGTCGGGTTGAAGATAGAGGAGGAAGACTACGGCGCCGTGCTAATGTGACATGTCGGGGAGGAGATAGAGGAGGGAGACTACGGCGCCGTGCTAGTGTGACATGTTGGGGAGGAGATAGAGGAAGGAGACTACAGCGCCGTACTAGTGCATTAATGTGTTAG